The sequence below is a genomic window from Sorangiineae bacterium MSr12523.
GCCGATCGATGCTCATGTCGCCGTGCGTCCACGCGTCCTTCTGACGCATCACGCGCGCCGCGAGCCGTGCGGCCTCCCCGCTGCGGCCGATCTCCTGCAACGTCTCCACCTGCATCAAGTTGGCGCGCACGTGCGCCTCCGCGTTTGCCGCGCCGGTCACGTGCTTCTCGAGTTGCTCGGCCAGCCGCAGCGCCTGCTCGAAGTCGCCGGTCCACACCGCCACCTTGACCAGATCGTGCAGACGCATCGTCTCGGCCTCGCCCGCAGGCTGCGCCTTCCACCGCATCGAAAGCGCCTCCAGCAGCGTCTCGTGCGGGGCGCCCGTGGCCGCCAAGGATGCGGCCAAATCGCGGTATGCCAAGGCGCTCTCGGGATCGCGCGCCATCCAGCGGCGGGATTCCGCGACGGCCTCTTGGCACATACCGCGCCGCCGCAGGACCAAAATGCGATCGCGCAGGCAATCACCCGCGCCGGGTGCCACTTGGATGCACCGATCCAGCGCCGACAAATGGTCCTCGACCCGCCCGAGCTGCGCGAGGATCCGGCCCTGCAGCTGCCAGGCATCCGCGTAAAGCGGGTCGATGTCGGCCGCCTCCCGCGCCCGCGCCAGATCGGTCTCCAGCGTGCCCGCATCGGTCGCGGCGGCGGCGCTGGTGTGCGAGGCGAGCGACAGCAGCTCGGCATCGCGTGGAAAATGCCGGAGCGCCTCCTCGAGGATCCGCACGGCCGCGGGCCGATCGGGAACCTCGGAGACGATGAACACCGCCGTCGAGTCGAGCACCGCCCGATCGCGCTCGCGCAAAGCGCCCCGCAGCGCCTGCGCGCGGCGCAGGTACTCGCGCTGCTGCCCGATGGGGGCGTAGATCTCGCTGGTCATCACCAGGCGAACGACGACCTCGGGGCACGACGGATCGCGCTCGAAAGCGCGTTCGAAGGCGTGGTGCGCGCGCTCCCAGGTGGCCTCCCGGATCGCCTGCAGGCCATCGCGGTATGCCGCCACCGCCTCGGGATGGCACGACGGCGAGGCGGGGAGATCCGTGACACGCACGGCCGGTGCCGGCGCTTCGATGTGCGCGGCCGGCGCACGCCGCATCCACGCACCGCCGGCGGCCACCAGCGCCATGGCGGCGAGACCCAGTGCCGCGGCGCGCCCAAGTCGACGGCGTTTGCGGAGGCCGGGGCGCGCGAGCTCCCGTGCGGCGCGATCGAGTTCGGTGTCCACTTCCCGGGCCGTGCCTGGACGCTTCGCCGGGTCCTTGTTCAGGAGCCGAGCGACGAGCGCATCCAGCGCCGGCGGCACCTCGGGGGCGAGGGTACGAACGCGGGGCGGCTCGTGGAGCAGCAGCTTCGCGATGATGGTGAACGCGTCGGGGCCGTCGAAGGCCTCGCGCTGCGTGATGCAGCGAAAGAGCAGGCACCCCAGCGCGAAAAGATCCGCGCGTCCATCGAGGTCGCGGTGCGCGCGCACTTGTTCCGGCGCCATGTACCCGGGCGTGCCCACCGCGCGCTCGCCCGTGGCGCTCGTCGGGCGGCGCTCCGCATCCACGAAGCGCGCAATCCCGAAGTCGGCCAACTGGGCATCCTCCGCGCGCCGCCCGGGCAAAAGCACGTTGCTCGGCTTCACGTCGCGGTGGATCAGCCCCATCCCGTGCGCCGCCTCGAGCGCCTGCGCGATGCGCCGCCCCAGCGCGATGGTCTCACGCAGCTCGAGAGGCGCGCGCGCCAGCCGCTGGCCGAGCGTTTCGCCCTCGATCCACTGCATGACCAAGTACGGCTCTCCCTCCTCCGAGATGCCATGGGTCACGTAGCCGACGATGGCGGGATGCGACAGCCCCGCAAGCGCGCGCGCCTCCCGCTCGAAGCGCCTCTCGTTGGTCTCGCGGAGAATCTTGAGCGCCACCGTCGCGCCACTCTCGCCGTCGATGGCGCGGTACACGATGCCCATGGCGCCCACGCCCGCCTCGCCTTCCACGCGAAACCGGCCGGCAAAGAGCTCGGGCTCCTCCACGGCCTGGCGGAAATTCTCGATCCAGGATTTGGGCTCCCGGATCAAACGTCGACCCCGAGCACCAGGCGCGCCTCGCTGCGAAATTCCTCGGGATCGCTGGTCAGCTCGCGCAAGGTGAGGAGCACGATGGCGCGAAACTCGCGCCGTGCGTACTGGAGCCGGTGGGTCAGCTCGGGGACGGAAATGCCCAGCTGCTCGGCGAGCGAAGCATACGAGGGCTTCTCCGCGCCGGTTTCCGCGACATGGTACCGATCGAAGGCGACGAAATGCCCCTCTCGCCCGGCCGCGACGAGCGCCGTGCGCAATTGCCCGAGCGACACCTCGAAGAGATGACGCACCCACTCCGCCTCGAAAAAGCGCTCGGGATCGGCCACGCCCCCATCGCCCACCTCCGCCTCGGCCGAGGCGAAATCCAGCGCAAGGGGAGCCACACCCTCACCGCGCTTTTTGGCCTGATCGTGCCGTGCGGCATCGACCACGAACCGATCGAGGCACACGCGTACGAAGGTCCGAAAGCGCGACCGCGAGGTTTCATAACCCTGAAACGTATGCTTGGCTAGGACGCGCAGAAAGAAGTCCTGCGTCATTTCCTCTGCCTCGTGCGGTGGCTTTTGCCAGCGCATGCGCACGTATTTGTACACGGGCTTCCAGTACGCCGTGGCCAATCGATCCATCGAGCGCGCCCGCTCCGCGGCATCCTCGCTTTGGAGTCCAAAGACGATGGACATCGTCGTTGTCGGGAAACGCAGATCCGCCATGATCGCGTCATCGTACCACGTCGCACCATGGGAGCCTCTCAGGGCTGTAAGATGGTGTTTCGCCTTGCGATCCGACGGCCGGAAAAACTAGTCTGCCCCCGCGTGCCCACCGCCGAATTATGCATCGCTCCCGCGATGAAATAGTTCGTTTTCCGACGTTCCTGAACAGGGAGGCGATGATGAGACGATGGGGCATTGGTGCATTTGCACTCGTTATTTTGGCAATTTCGGCGGGCTGCAGTGCCACCGCGGAATCGGAAGATGGAACGGCGTCCGATTCGCAGGCTCGTATGTACGAATACCGCGTTCACAATGCGGTGGCGCGGGCCGACGAATTGGCCAGTTCCGGCGTGGATCTGCTGGAAAGACGCCAGGGAAATGACCTGTTCGTTCTCGGCGATGACGCGACGGCGGAGCAGTTGCGCGCACTGGGATTCGACATTTCGTTGCACAAAGAAGTCGTATTGCCGCGGTGGACGCCTCCGCAATTGCGCGTCAGCAATGAAGAGACGACGCTCGCGGATGTCAATGAGACGTATTATGGCGGCTACCATACGGTCAATGCGCACTATGCGCACCTCGACAAGGTTGCCACCGACCATCCCGATTTGGCCAAGGTCGTGACGTACGGCCAATCGTGGAAAAAGACCAAGGGCAACGGCGGTTACGATCTGAAGGCCATTTGCATCACCAAGCAAGGCTCGGGCGATTGTGCGCTAAGCCCCAATTCGACGAAGCCGCGCTTTTTGCTCTACACGCAAATTCATGCACGCGAGATCACCACCGGTGAAGTGTCCTGGCGCTGGATCGATTACTTGGTGGACAATTACGCCAGCGACTCCACCGTGAAGCAGCTGCTCGATACCGAGGAGCTCTGGGTCGTTCCCATTGCCAATCCGGACGGCCTGGAAATCGTCCAGCAGGGGGGGAACAATCCGCGCCTGCAGCGCAAGAACGCGGACACCGCGAACGAGACGAGCACCACCTGCAGTGTGCCCAACCACGGCGTGGACTTGAATCGCAATTTCGCCAGTCACTGGGGCGGCGCCAGCACGACCACGAACGTCTGCGGTGAGACCTACCGCGGGCCGCGGGCGGATTCGGAGCCGGAGACGCAGTCGTCGGAGAGCCTCTGGCGCAAGCTTTTCCCGGCGGTGCGCGGGCCGAACCAGAGCGATCCCTCGCCGCAGACGGCCAAGGGGCTTCTGATGACGCTTCACTCCGACGCGAACACGGTCATGTTCCCTTGGTACTACTCCAACGTGGCCTCCGCCAACGACTCCACGCAGCGCGCCATCGCGCGGCAGCTCGGGTCGATCACGGGCTACGAGTATGGCCGCTCGGGCGAGGTCCTCTACGCCGCTTCGGGCAGCACCGACGACTGGGCGTACGAGAAGCTCGGCGTTTCGGTGTTCACCATCGAGGTGGGC
It includes:
- a CDS encoding serine/threonine-protein kinase; protein product: MIREPKSWIENFRQAVEEPELFAGRFRVEGEAGVGAMGIVYRAIDGESGATVALKILRETNERRFEREARALAGLSHPAIVGYVTHGISEEGEPYLVMQWIEGETLGQRLARAPLELRETIALGRRIAQALEAAHGMGLIHRDVKPSNVLLPGRRAEDAQLADFGIARFVDAERRPTSATGERAVGTPGYMAPEQVRAHRDLDGRADLFALGCLLFRCITQREAFDGPDAFTIIAKLLLHEPPRVRTLAPEVPPALDALVARLLNKDPAKRPGTAREVDTELDRAARELARPGLRKRRRLGRAAALGLAAMALVAAGGAWMRRAPAAHIEAPAPAVRVTDLPASPSCHPEAVAAYRDGLQAIREATWERAHHAFERAFERDPSCPEVVVRLVMTSEIYAPIGQQREYLRRAQALRGALRERDRAVLDSTAVFIVSEVPDRPAAVRILEEALRHFPRDAELLSLASHTSAAAATDAGTLETDLARAREAADIDPLYADAWQLQGRILAQLGRVEDHLSALDRCIQVAPGAGDCLRDRILVLRRRGMCQEAVAESRRWMARDPESALAYRDLAASLAATGAPHETLLEALSMRWKAQPAGEAETMRLHDLVKVAVWTGDFEQALRLAEQLEKHVTGAANAEAHVRANLMQVETLQEIGRSGEAARLAARVMRQKDAWTHGDMSIDRHESGAYYYEPVMLAAQLEQGQLTPALWAEGIRTWESTARMNAFERWAIAWGSAAGKGIDANAASKLAPPGDPSLFEPFGVAATHVGLLDAYEGHLYLEAGENARALESLQTAAKSCQGLDQPFANVRAHLWLGLAKERTGDVPGACAAYRVVLDRWGAAKPPSLSAREAAQRSRTLGCRRP
- a CDS encoding sigma-70 family RNA polymerase sigma factor translates to MADLRFPTTTMSIVFGLQSEDAAERARSMDRLATAYWKPVYKYVRMRWQKPPHEAEEMTQDFFLRVLAKHTFQGYETSRSRFRTFVRVCLDRFVVDAARHDQAKKRGEGVAPLALDFASAEAEVGDGGVADPERFFEAEWVRHLFEVSLGQLRTALVAAGREGHFVAFDRYHVAETGAEKPSYASLAEQLGISVPELTHRLQYARREFRAIVLLTLRELTSDPEEFRSEARLVLGVDV